TTCTTTATGCAACAGCGTTATCTttgtattttcattcataaaacttatattttactttatcagataagttgttataatttttcatcATTGTCGACATTTCATTTTCAGGTGTAAAGAATGGGTGAAAATGTCAGGAAAAGAGGATCTTGCTTATTTACCCATTGAAAAATTGCATCAGTTAAAATTTGTGTGTGGcaaacattttaaagaaaGTGATTTCAAGAAAAAACGAACTCAGCTAAAAAAAACAGCTATACCATCATTAAGACTGACTTCTGCGCCACTTTCAGACACTATTCTGGCTGAATTTCCTTATCACCTCTTCAAAGAACAGCGAGAAGGTTAGTAGTATAATAATGATATATTctcatattcatattattgctaaatacatatatatatatatactagcggtccgcccgtgctacatattcacgttttttctacataagaaccatcttggtacttcaaggaatataataaaaaaagaattaaagaaatcggttcagctgttctaaagttatgtgcttaccaacacattttaggattcatttttatattatagatatattacaaattacaataatttaattcaaaatactaaaattatacagCAAGTTATTTGTGTCAGTATTGTGGAGAAGTTAATTAGTTAGTACAAAACTAAAAAATCAATGTAATTCTAAAATTGACTAATTTCAGATGAACCATCAACTTCTTCTGTTCATCAAGTTAGTCTGTCAGGCAGACCATTACCTTCTCTTACTCCACAAGTTGAAATGACTACAGTTGAAGAggcaaaacatattttttatgaagatGACATTCCATCAGTGGAGTACACTGTGAACATTAT
This window of the Colias croceus chromosome 5, ilColCroc2.1 genome carries:
- the LOC123691923 gene encoding uncharacterized protein LOC123691923; amino-acid sequence: MAYRKCEICGLRSERKDGIKRYFMARFPLDKLRCKEWVKMSGKEDLAYLPIEKLHQLKFVCGKHFKESDFKKKRTQLKKTAIPSLRLTSAPLSDTILAEFPYHLFKEQREDEPSTSSVHQVSLSGRPLPSLTPQVEMTTVEEAKHIFYEDDIPSVEYTVNIITSEQCIVERGMLCLTM